From a single Nicotiana tomentosiformis chromosome 2, ASM39032v3, whole genome shotgun sequence genomic region:
- the LOC104110645 gene encoding EPIDERMAL PATTERNING FACTOR-like protein 2: MGCTQNFTCRQTFPCLTISLLILMILSFSHLTFKAEGRILHTTRGHDQTESEKNAIFRSQIGSRPPRCEKRCGSCGHCEAIQVPTNPQITNGNKNHTAATKTSSSIAYARDDDNSNYKPMSWKCKCGNLIFNP; encoded by the exons ATGGGTTGCACTCAGAATTTCACATGTCGCCAAACATTTCCTTGTCTTACAATTTCATTACTCATTCTCATGATTTTAAGCTTTTCCCACCTAACATTCAAGGCTGAAG gtagaattttgcatacaactcgCGGGCATGACCAG ACAGAGAGCGAAAAGAATGCGATTTTCAGATCACAAATTGGGTCGAGGCCACCTAGGTGTGAAAAAAGATGTGGTTCTTGTGGACATTGTGAAGCCATTCAGGTTCCAACAAATCCCCAAATAACAAATGGTAATAAGAACCACACCGCAGCTACCAAAACCAGCAGCAGTATAGCTTATGCCAGAGACGATGACAACTCCAACTACAAGCCTATGAGTTGGAAATGCAAATGTGGAAATCTTATCTTCAACCCTTAA